In Stieleria varia, one genomic interval encodes:
- a CDS encoding GrpB family protein, with protein sequence MSDRIRLMHYDPRWRQEFQQTRSGILHSCLGWVTDVQHIGSTAIEGLVSRPVIDMIAGVSDDENAERAIAESSDLIEGLNFQRSQRVLWSSSVTVLTKPRHAEPTHRVWLTTINSLPWRQCLAIRDHLRSDRDAALRFEETKVDRWRQGAGDPDQYESDKSMFFTHLLDQLGF encoded by the coding sequence ATGTCTGATCGGATTCGATTGATGCACTACGATCCACGCTGGCGTCAAGAGTTTCAGCAGACTCGCAGCGGAATCCTTCATAGTTGCCTAGGCTGGGTCACGGACGTGCAACACATCGGTAGCACCGCCATCGAAGGCTTGGTTTCTCGGCCGGTGATCGACATGATCGCAGGGGTTTCCGACGACGAGAACGCTGAACGGGCCATTGCCGAGTCGAGTGACTTGATCGAAGGCCTCAATTTTCAACGCTCGCAGAGAGTCCTTTGGTCGTCGAGCGTCACCGTTCTGACCAAGCCACGTCATGCGGAGCCGACGCATCGGGTGTGGTTGACGACGATCAATAGTCTCCCCTGGCGGCAATGTCTGGCAATCCGAGATCACTTGAGATCCGATCGTGACGCCGCATTACGGTTCGAGGAAACGAAGGTTGATCGTTGGCGACAGGGGGCAGGCGATCCGGACCAATACGAAAGTGACAAAAGCATGTTCTTCACCCACCTACTGGATCAACTCGGGTTCTAG
- a CDS encoding beta strand repeat-containing protein codes for MLEGLEDRNLLAAITVDTLLDVVNPGDGLTSLREAVIQSNTNGEADTITLPVGTLALTLSGAGEDVAASGDLDITEANMVTLTGSGSGSTVIDASGLSDRAFDILAGGMVSLNGLSITGGVASDTGGAAPSSVGDGGAIFTAGTLSLNDVTLSGNTAAGAAGSGGGILNLGILNVLDSSIINNTANRAGGGIEDASNQSVTLDNVALDGNNAGVGPAATAAPGNGGGLHVTGNADVTITGGTVSNNVAAREGGGLWNGNGLMTIDGTVIAGNVASGAASHDGGGGIFNNGGDLDIDNVLIDSNEADGAAGSGGGILSIDGTITIDASIIRFNSANRAGGGIEAIEGDITLQNSTNLIQNDVNGLGLSANTPAPGNGGAIHITGSADVTLIGGTVDGNEARSEGGGLWNASGTMTIDGTTIVNNFVESAGAAGDAQGGGGIFNNGGSLIILNGATIEANEALDPDGGATNDDGGGGIFNNGGIVSITDSTVTGNFASDGLGNGGGILSLGGSLTVMGGVVSANAAARAGGGIESIDSTLMLTNVQIGGVDASDGNTAGINGGGVHVSGNGNSTITGGTVQNNTAQREGGGLWNNTGVMTINGATIVDNVANGPAADDGGGGVFNNGGTLRINAGTDIQRNAATGASGSGGGIFNNLGGVVQIVGATLEANTANRAGGGIEDASGPNFGLFLTDVILDGNSAGVDIGQGAVANPGNGGGLHVTGAGGVFITGGQVINNSAAREGGGLWNGTGLMRLDGTLVEGNVASGAMADDGGGGIFNNGGTLQVRNASINNNDADGTLGSGGGIFSTDGSVNVSNTTITGNSATRAGGGIEIVDGQFILSNVTLGATGSGNTAGINGGGLHVTGTANTIVVNSAVAGNSAAREGGGLWNSTGRMSISNTDILDNIASGAGSDDGGGGIFNNGGTLSIIGGSLMNNEADGDAGSGGAIFNNTGGTIMVRDATISNNLANRAGGGIEDASNVSATKAIQLIGVTLSQNRVFGLSSSPTTAGNGAGLHVSGSGFVTVSDSMITENVASGEGGGLWNGTGRMDLFRNMIDGNTASGNGSDQGGGGVFNSGGVITLFGGSISDNVADGTSGSGGGVLNDVGGRMVFNAVSITGNSANRAGGGIEDNSGAGLGIVVRGGALSSNEVGSSPGNGGGLHITGSGDATIQSVVIEGNTASAEGGGLWNGTGTLTVQGSTLSNNVASGSIAADEGGGAIFNNGGTLVVTGQNSFSQNSDAGLGDDILSVGGSANIHDNSFASGTNAIGIVGSETFIQRNQFSGYSNDVIVYGTSGADTFDVVGNSIAVGGVVVRASGVGRLAIDGRDGADTFNVQPNVDTVFAIMGGDPSTEPGDTLNVLAAASSAATLDDNGDGTGSFTFADRADIEFSEIESAMLI; via the coding sequence ATGCTTGAGGGACTGGAAGACCGGAATCTGTTGGCGGCGATTACGGTCGACACACTGCTCGATGTGGTGAATCCAGGTGACGGACTGACGAGTCTGCGAGAAGCCGTGATCCAGTCCAATACAAATGGAGAAGCCGATACGATCACGTTGCCCGTGGGAACGTTGGCCCTGACGCTATCGGGGGCAGGGGAAGACGTCGCCGCCTCGGGTGACCTGGATATCACGGAAGCCAATATGGTGACGTTGACCGGGTCCGGCTCGGGTTCCACCGTGATCGACGCAAGTGGTCTGTCGGACCGTGCATTTGACATTCTCGCCGGTGGCATGGTATCGCTCAACGGATTGTCGATCACCGGTGGTGTGGCGTCTGATACGGGCGGCGCCGCACCAAGTTCCGTGGGTGATGGGGGTGCCATTTTCACTGCGGGTACATTGAGTCTCAATGATGTCACGCTGAGTGGAAATACTGCGGCTGGTGCCGCTGGCAGCGGTGGCGGTATTTTGAATCTCGGCATATTGAATGTGCTGGATTCTTCGATCATCAACAATACCGCCAATCGGGCGGGCGGTGGAATCGAGGACGCGTCCAATCAATCGGTCACGCTAGACAACGTTGCTCTGGATGGTAACAACGCCGGCGTCGGACCTGCTGCGACTGCGGCTCCGGGCAATGGTGGCGGTTTGCATGTTACGGGAAACGCCGACGTGACAATCACTGGCGGTACGGTCAGCAATAACGTCGCGGCGCGTGAGGGTGGAGGACTGTGGAATGGGAATGGACTGATGACCATTGACGGGACCGTCATCGCGGGCAACGTGGCCAGCGGAGCGGCGTCCCACGACGGAGGTGGCGGCATCTTTAATAACGGGGGCGACCTCGATATTGACAACGTGCTCATTGACTCCAATGAGGCAGACGGGGCCGCTGGCAGCGGTGGCGGTATTCTGAGCATCGACGGGACGATCACCATCGATGCATCGATCATTCGCTTCAACAGTGCCAACCGGGCAGGCGGCGGAATCGAAGCCATCGAGGGTGATATCACGCTGCAGAACAGCACCAATCTCATTCAGAACGATGTCAATGGACTCGGCCTCTCGGCCAACACGCCAGCGCCAGGCAACGGCGGGGCAATCCACATCACTGGCTCCGCCGACGTGACGCTGATTGGTGGAACGGTTGACGGAAATGAAGCGCGTAGCGAAGGCGGCGGACTGTGGAACGCCAGCGGCACGATGACGATCGATGGGACGACCATCGTCAACAACTTTGTCGAATCGGCCGGTGCGGCGGGGGACGCCCAAGGTGGCGGTGGCATCTTCAACAACGGTGGTTCACTGATCATCCTCAATGGTGCAACGATCGAAGCGAATGAGGCATTGGACCCGGACGGCGGGGCGACCAATGACGATGGCGGTGGCGGCATTTTCAATAACGGAGGAATCGTTTCGATCACAGACTCCACCGTGACCGGAAACTTCGCCAGCGATGGATTGGGCAATGGCGGCGGCATTCTCTCGCTGGGCGGCAGCTTGACGGTCATGGGAGGCGTGGTCTCCGCGAATGCGGCGGCACGGGCGGGCGGTGGCATCGAGAGTATCGACTCCACTCTCATGCTGACCAACGTCCAAATCGGTGGCGTTGATGCGAGTGATGGCAATACAGCGGGCATCAATGGCGGTGGCGTTCACGTCAGTGGCAACGGTAACTCGACGATCACCGGCGGTACGGTACAGAACAACACGGCACAGCGTGAGGGTGGTGGTCTCTGGAACAACACGGGCGTCATGACGATCAACGGTGCCACGATCGTGGATAACGTCGCAAACGGTCCCGCCGCTGATGATGGCGGTGGTGGTGTCTTTAATAACGGTGGGACTCTAAGGATCAACGCCGGAACAGACATCCAACGAAACGCGGCCACAGGTGCGTCCGGCAGTGGTGGTGGCATCTTCAATAATCTTGGTGGGGTTGTGCAAATTGTTGGTGCCACCCTCGAAGCGAATACAGCGAATCGAGCCGGTGGGGGCATTGAGGATGCATCGGGTCCGAACTTTGGTCTCTTTTTGACAGACGTGATCCTTGACGGGAACAGTGCCGGAGTCGATATCGGACAGGGCGCAGTCGCCAACCCCGGCAACGGTGGTGGACTCCATGTCACTGGTGCGGGTGGCGTATTCATCACGGGCGGGCAAGTCATTAACAACAGTGCTGCACGCGAGGGTGGAGGCCTTTGGAACGGCACCGGACTGATGCGACTGGACGGGACGCTGGTAGAAGGCAACGTGGCCAGCGGTGCTATGGCTGATGATGGTGGTGGAGGAATCTTCAACAACGGAGGGACGCTTCAAGTTCGAAACGCGAGCATCAACAACAACGACGCGGATGGAACCCTGGGGTCCGGCGGCGGGATCTTTTCAACGGACGGCTCGGTCAATGTCTCCAACACCACGATCACCGGCAACAGCGCGACGAGAGCAGGTGGTGGAATTGAAATCGTCGACGGCCAGTTCATTCTCTCGAATGTCACGCTGGGCGCAACTGGATCCGGAAACACAGCAGGGATCAACGGAGGCGGACTGCATGTAACGGGAACGGCAAACACGATCGTCGTGAACTCAGCTGTAGCGGGCAACTCCGCTGCTCGGGAGGGAGGTGGCCTTTGGAACAGCACGGGCAGAATGTCGATCTCCAACACAGACATCCTGGACAATATTGCGAGCGGCGCGGGCAGCGATGATGGGGGCGGCGGGATTTTCAACAATGGGGGAACACTCTCCATCATCGGCGGCAGCCTGATGAATAACGAGGCAGATGGAGACGCTGGCAGTGGAGGCGCGATCTTCAACAACACCGGCGGAACGATCATGGTTCGCGACGCCACTATTTCCAACAATCTGGCGAACCGTGCCGGTGGAGGAATTGAGGATGCGTCGAACGTCAGCGCGACGAAAGCGATTCAATTGATCGGAGTAACACTCAGTCAAAACCGCGTGTTCGGATTGTCTTCGTCACCCACGACCGCTGGAAATGGAGCTGGACTGCATGTTTCGGGAAGCGGATTTGTCACCGTGAGTGACTCCATGATCACCGAAAATGTGGCGTCCGGCGAAGGTGGCGGTCTGTGGAATGGCACGGGACGCATGGACCTTTTCCGAAACATGATCGACGGAAATACCGCCAGCGGCAATGGATCGGACCAAGGCGGTGGCGGTGTGTTCAACTCTGGCGGTGTGATCACTCTTTTCGGTGGCAGCATCTCAGACAACGTGGCGGATGGAACATCGGGCAGCGGGGGCGGAGTTCTGAATGATGTAGGCGGCAGAATGGTCTTCAATGCGGTATCGATCACCGGCAACTCGGCGAATCGTGCCGGCGGCGGTATCGAAGACAACTCTGGTGCCGGCCTTGGAATCGTGGTGCGAGGAGGAGCATTGTCTAGTAATGAGGTCGGATCGTCGCCTGGGAATGGTGGTGGACTTCACATTACGGGTTCCGGAGACGCGACGATTCAATCGGTCGTGATCGAGGGAAACACCGCATCCGCCGAAGGCGGCGGGCTGTGGAATGGAACGGGGACGCTAACCGTCCAAGGATCAACGTTGTCCAATAATGTTGCCAGCGGCAGCATTGCCGCTGACGAGGGCGGCGGCGCCATCTTCAATAACGGTGGGACACTCGTCGTGACGGGGCAGAATAGCTTCTCACAGAATTCGGATGCTGGTTTGGGAGACGATATCTTGAGTGTCGGTGGCTCCGCCAACATTCACGACAATTCGTTTGCCTCGGGAACCAATGCGATCGGCATCGTCGGATCTGAGACTTTCATCCAACGAAATCAATTCAGCGGCTACAGCAACGATGTCATCGTCTATGGAACATCAGGTGCAGATACATTTGATGTGGTCGGAAACAGCATTGCAGTCGGTGGGGTCGTAGTCCGAGCATCTGGCGTTGGTCGATTGGCCATTGATGGTCGCGACGGCGCGGACACCTTCAATGTCCAGCCGAACGTCGATACTGTGTTTGCGATCATGGGCGGAGATCCCAGCACCGAACCCGGTGATACTCTGAATGTCCTTGCCGCAGCGTCCTCTGCTGCGACACTCGATGATAATGGCGACGGTACAGGGAGCTTCACATTTGCTGACCGCGCCGACATTGAGTTCTCTGAGATCGAATCTGCGATGCTGATCTAA
- a CDS encoding GEVED domain-containing protein, whose translation MRRRRVDSVSRRSKRHLCMQSLENRRMLVAPVATDFFIGEIPLGTELSVIASDIISGFGTDADDDLSSSSLEFHNAAVDGDPVVSLASIGFSYAAAAGKSGSLSVNTSSATALVDLLPGQFATVTIGFTVRDATAQDSGVLRFTVSGTANHVVANFQIVDERSVRGDILASANVQTGESRLSVLATGVADVSQFLQSDTLLGGIGVDNLFGVTVARAFASDNSNAMARASRGSSAIADAVESSSAEATAFEESKANASAHDGSMAAAFSSDRSNASATAMRDSQATAHASIDSIASVNSEDMSIAKAISMDSSISDASAASGSNVNADARWDSFAFAGGALSSTANATSVSHSNASAAADSGSTSDAQASSRSTADANAFQDSVANSVAKDDSESGVSAISDSTAIGFAMYGSRAQASSTLNAVAESVSKDSSQSEATASNGRRLIASSSADDTEMIDTGQINIGATQDDFLRIITPDQVFIGRSGAGITLPITSTVSGGGQIDELQITNLPPGTILSAGTSNALGTSWTLDSAALPISLTPPTDFLGTIEFDVEVINRDAPDSSVSASMTLTVVSPEAVLDFGDAPTAIQSGFVNSYPVISSDDGARHGVGELRLGGIVDGENNGLPTSGANGDDNFAQSDEDGLLFLSSLVSTSDVDVISSLALSANQIGKVDGWIDFNHDGDWNDEGEQVLSSVNVEPGINQLPILIPAGSLTGNTFVRLRISSAGGLNPTGIASDGEVEDYSITVLDGNTQPSIEVELAKNHAFISEISGEFVLSADGQDLFRIPIDSLGEVVIDGSNDDDTFAIDYSTGLDPAHEYRLDGAAGDNELNLLGDQVSLDFTKAITRISNFEQIDVSGRGAFSLILDASSIASLSPQSGSVTIVADRDDVVSVGNPDNWRLVELDSVDGRLSLRATNSVSGGSESLLLDTPLMWHNFLRPSDVNNDGVATALDALRIINELASRTFSSRLTSILDPSLTAEEFPVVFFDHNRDGLITALDALRVINDLAARAASGASGESPINEFQRVQSSASGNRKQPLTDQQDRKTNDDPLSFRSDGLPTAIRNVTTDSSVTRESVAERSYQQQVDLVFADEGSVLVQRGLESRVGYAVSGLVVV comes from the coding sequence ATGAGACGCAGACGTGTTGATTCGGTTTCTCGTCGCTCCAAGCGACACCTGTGCATGCAGTCACTTGAAAACCGACGGATGTTGGTGGCTCCGGTTGCAACGGACTTTTTCATCGGCGAGATCCCACTGGGAACGGAGTTGAGCGTTATCGCATCGGATATCATTTCGGGATTCGGCACCGACGCGGATGATGACTTGAGCTCCAGTTCTTTGGAATTCCACAACGCAGCGGTTGACGGCGATCCGGTCGTGTCACTTGCATCTATTGGTTTTTCGTACGCCGCCGCCGCTGGCAAAAGCGGTAGCTTATCTGTCAACACAAGTTCGGCGACAGCACTGGTGGACTTGCTTCCGGGACAATTCGCAACCGTTACGATCGGCTTCACTGTGCGTGATGCAACCGCACAAGATTCAGGTGTATTGCGGTTCACCGTTTCTGGAACCGCCAACCACGTGGTTGCTAACTTTCAAATTGTGGATGAACGGAGCGTTCGCGGTGACATCCTCGCCAGTGCAAACGTGCAAACGGGAGAGTCGCGACTAAGCGTTCTGGCAACCGGTGTCGCGGATGTCTCGCAGTTCCTGCAGTCGGATACGTTGCTCGGAGGTATTGGCGTAGACAATCTGTTTGGAGTGACGGTCGCCCGAGCCTTTGCCTCAGACAATTCCAATGCGATGGCCAGGGCATCGCGAGGGTCCTCGGCCATCGCCGACGCGGTTGAGTCTTCGTCCGCGGAGGCAACCGCATTTGAGGAGTCAAAAGCGAACGCATCAGCACATGATGGTTCGATGGCCGCCGCGTTCAGTTCAGATCGCTCCAACGCATCAGCGACTGCGATGCGAGACTCACAGGCAACGGCTCATGCGTCGATTGACTCCATCGCTTCCGTAAACTCAGAGGACATGTCCATCGCCAAAGCGATTTCCATGGACTCATCCATTTCAGACGCTTCGGCAGCATCTGGATCAAATGTCAATGCCGATGCCCGTTGGGATAGTTTTGCTTTCGCAGGAGGAGCTCTGTCGTCAACCGCAAATGCGACCAGTGTCAGTCACTCGAACGCGTCTGCTGCAGCCGACAGTGGTTCGACAAGTGATGCACAAGCAAGTTCGCGGTCAACGGCAGATGCGAATGCGTTCCAAGATTCCGTCGCAAACTCGGTCGCCAAAGACGATTCTGAAAGCGGTGTGTCGGCGATCAGTGATTCCACGGCAATCGGATTTGCCATGTACGGCTCAAGGGCTCAGGCCTCGTCAACGCTGAATGCTGTTGCCGAATCGGTCAGCAAGGACAGTTCACAATCCGAGGCAACAGCCTCCAACGGACGTCGGCTGATCGCATCAAGTTCCGCCGACGATACAGAAATGATTGACACAGGCCAGATCAACATTGGGGCAACCCAAGATGACTTTCTGAGAATCATAACGCCTGACCAAGTCTTTATTGGAAGATCGGGAGCCGGTATCACTCTTCCCATCACGTCGACGGTCTCAGGTGGTGGCCAAATTGACGAATTGCAAATCACCAATCTTCCCCCAGGTACAATTCTTTCGGCGGGAACGAGCAACGCTTTGGGCACAAGTTGGACGCTAGATTCAGCGGCCCTGCCGATCTCGTTAACACCTCCCACCGATTTTTTGGGAACGATTGAATTTGACGTCGAGGTGATCAATCGCGACGCACCTGACAGTAGCGTGAGTGCTTCGATGACATTGACCGTCGTTTCACCAGAGGCCGTACTTGATTTTGGAGACGCGCCGACTGCGATTCAGTCGGGATTCGTCAACTCATACCCCGTGATCAGCAGTGACGACGGCGCAAGGCACGGTGTGGGAGAATTGAGACTTGGTGGAATCGTTGATGGCGAGAACAATGGATTACCGACATCGGGTGCCAATGGCGACGACAATTTTGCTCAATCCGATGAAGACGGCTTGCTGTTTCTCTCATCCCTGGTTTCCACGAGCGATGTCGATGTCATTTCCAGTCTAGCTCTTTCCGCAAATCAAATTGGAAAGGTCGATGGCTGGATTGATTTCAATCATGACGGAGACTGGAATGACGAGGGCGAACAAGTGCTCTCAAGCGTCAATGTGGAACCCGGTATCAATCAATTGCCCATTCTGATACCTGCAGGTTCTCTAACGGGAAACACTTTTGTTCGGTTACGAATCTCGTCGGCCGGTGGATTGAACCCAACAGGGATTGCAAGCGACGGAGAAGTAGAAGATTACTCAATCACTGTTCTGGACGGAAACACACAGCCATCCATCGAAGTTGAACTGGCCAAGAATCATGCCTTCATCTCCGAGATTTCCGGCGAGTTCGTTCTGAGTGCCGATGGTCAGGATTTGTTTCGTATTCCCATCGACAGTCTCGGTGAAGTCGTCATTGATGGTTCCAATGATGACGACACATTCGCGATCGACTATTCGACGGGGCTCGATCCTGCTCACGAATATCGATTGGACGGAGCGGCCGGCGACAACGAGCTGAATCTGCTGGGCGATCAAGTCTCACTTGACTTCACCAAGGCAATCACCAGAATCTCGAACTTCGAGCAGATTGATGTTTCAGGGCGGGGCGCATTTTCATTGATCCTCGACGCCTCATCAATTGCATCCTTGTCGCCGCAAAGCGGATCGGTCACGATCGTGGCCGATCGTGACGACGTAGTGAGCGTCGGCAATCCAGACAATTGGCGGCTGGTCGAACTCGATTCTGTCGATGGTCGCTTGTCACTGCGGGCCACGAATAGTGTCTCTGGAGGTTCAGAGTCTTTGCTCCTTGACACCCCACTCATGTGGCACAACTTTCTGCGGCCTAGTGACGTGAACAATGACGGGGTCGCGACGGCATTGGATGCACTAAGGATCATCAATGAACTGGCCAGCCGGACGTTTTCGAGTCGGCTCACCAGTATTTTGGATCCGTCGCTCACTGCGGAGGAATTTCCCGTTGTCTTCTTCGATCACAACCGAGATGGGTTGATCACCGCCTTGGATGCGCTGCGAGTGATCAACGATCTGGCGGCAAGAGCAGCAAGTGGTGCGAGCGGAGAGTCTCCGATCAATGAATTTCAGCGAGTTCAAAGTTCTGCATCAGGAAACCGAAAACAACCATTGACGGATCAGCAAGATCGGAAAACCAACGACGACCCTCTATCGTTCCGAAGCGACGGCTTACCCACAGCGATTCGGAACGTCACGACCGATTCCTCGGTGACACGAGAATCTGTGGCCGAACGCTCTTATCAGCAACAAGTTGATCTGGTTTTTGCTGATGAAGGATCTGTTCTGGTTCAGCGAGGATTGGAGTCAAGGGTGGGCTATGCAGTATCTGGGCTAGTGGTGGTTTAA
- a CDS encoding cation:proton antiporter, which produces MTLSLVHDLMIILSAGLTAALICRRLNVSILIGYLLVGAIIGRGVSGWVQDEGHQLAHFAEVGVFFLLFSIGIEFSIDDLKRLGTSFVIGGATQMLLVAGPVAAVLTWRGFTWQSAVLMASAFAFSSTVLVFRALTEFGHAQRSHGRRAIGILLFQDAALVPLLLMIPLLTGGEDTAGPVAFVSLAAISLAFIISIIGIRYLLAEWIIPMFANYRSSELVVLFTIVSLGGVTLAAYAVGLPAAAGAFAAGLIFNGNRWSHQIDALVLPFRETFAAVFFVGLGLIFDPRLLLSEPQLILVIVPVIILLKAVTAAIALKLTGLPTRQAFGMGIGLAHVGEFAFVLVLLGVDSGVLSETDYHRVVAIAIGTLVLTPTLIKFGLRLQHSDREEERGSNGPLQQNDRCQAIVIGAGPIGRSIGSQLETLGNDVCMVDLSPINLHSFAQQGFRTVAGDATDEAILVSAGVTEAALVVVCIPDDGAATRIVKAVRHLNADCRVLVRCRYQDSVKKLRKTGASDIVTEESEAAIALLRLLKEESRNR; this is translated from the coding sequence ATGACTTTGTCACTTGTCCACGATCTGATGATCATCTTGTCGGCCGGGTTGACCGCGGCGCTGATCTGTCGTCGCTTGAATGTCTCGATCTTGATCGGTTACTTGCTGGTCGGGGCAATCATCGGTCGAGGCGTGTCGGGTTGGGTGCAGGACGAAGGGCATCAACTGGCCCACTTTGCAGAAGTGGGTGTCTTTTTCTTGTTGTTCTCAATTGGAATAGAGTTTTCGATTGACGATTTGAAACGCCTTGGCACCAGTTTCGTGATCGGAGGCGCGACACAGATGTTGCTGGTTGCCGGCCCCGTTGCAGCCGTATTGACTTGGCGAGGATTTACATGGCAATCGGCTGTACTGATGGCTTCGGCGTTTGCATTCAGTTCGACCGTGTTGGTGTTTCGAGCTTTGACCGAGTTCGGACATGCGCAGCGGTCGCATGGGCGACGGGCAATCGGGATTCTGCTGTTTCAAGATGCTGCGCTCGTACCACTGCTGTTGATGATTCCACTCTTGACTGGTGGCGAAGACACCGCGGGGCCTGTTGCCTTTGTCTCCTTGGCAGCCATCTCGTTGGCATTCATCATTTCCATCATCGGAATTCGATACCTTCTCGCCGAGTGGATCATTCCAATGTTCGCCAACTATCGCAGCAGCGAACTGGTCGTGTTGTTCACGATCGTATCTTTGGGTGGCGTAACACTTGCTGCCTATGCTGTCGGGCTTCCCGCTGCCGCAGGAGCTTTTGCCGCCGGTTTGATCTTCAACGGGAACCGCTGGTCGCATCAGATTGACGCCTTGGTACTTCCCTTTCGCGAAACTTTCGCGGCTGTCTTTTTTGTTGGCCTCGGATTGATCTTTGACCCCAGGTTGCTACTCAGCGAGCCACAGCTCATCCTTGTGATCGTGCCGGTAATCATCCTGCTAAAAGCCGTCACTGCGGCCATCGCCTTGAAACTCACCGGTTTGCCGACGCGACAAGCATTTGGGATGGGAATCGGACTCGCCCATGTTGGCGAGTTTGCTTTCGTTCTTGTCTTGCTCGGCGTGGATTCAGGCGTTCTAAGTGAGACCGACTATCATCGTGTGGTCGCCATTGCCATCGGGACGCTTGTACTGACACCGACGCTGATCAAGTTTGGCCTGAGATTGCAACACTCTGACCGAGAGGAGGAGCGCGGCAGCAATGGCCCACTGCAGCAAAATGATCGATGCCAAGCGATTGTCATCGGCGCCGGCCCGATAGGTCGCAGCATCGGTTCGCAACTAGAGACCCTTGGCAACGACGTGTGCATGGTCGACCTCAGCCCCATCAACCTGCATTCGTTTGCTCAACAAGGATTTCGAACAGTGGCGGGGGATGCGACCGACGAAGCCATTCTGGTGAGCGCTGGAGTCACCGAAGCCGCATTGGTGGTCGTTTGCATTCCCGATGATGGCGCGGCGACTCGAATCGTGAAAGCAGTTCGCCACCTCAATGCGGACTGTCGCGTGTTGGTTCGCTGTCGCTATCAAGACAGCGTCAAGAAACTCAGAAAGACTGGAGCTTCTGACATTGTGACCGAAGAAAGCGAGGCGGCGATCGCTCTGCTCCGCTTGCTGAAAGAAGAGTCTCGCAACCGGTAG